The proteins below come from a single Gossypium raimondii isolate GPD5lz chromosome 2, ASM2569854v1, whole genome shotgun sequence genomic window:
- the LOC105788919 gene encoding uncharacterized protein LOC105788919, producing MITTQQRTAPQSSFRRSIIYLFITMILLYILYPNLLLTDNDRNKGYPTTTNLSTKVEPSLNHSSVTELSTTKTVVEKEPLENTRPAPAVEMIEQPPGNYHRYDTQLKHIAFGIAASSNLWETRKEYIKAWWRPQETRGVVWVDKNVRTRRNEPLPEIRVSQDTSKFKYLNQQGSRSALRITRVVSETLKLGMKDIRWFVMGDDDTVFIVNNVVRVLSKYDHTQFYYIGSASESHIQNIFFSYAMAFGGGGFAISYPLAKELSKMQDMCIQRYPALYGSDDRIQACMAELGVPLTRELGFHQYDVYGNLLGLLGAHPVTPLVSLHHLDVVEPIFPGMKRPKAISHLLEAAKEDSASLMQQSICYDSTRYWSITVSWGYVVQILRGVMSPRELEMPSRTFLNWYKRADYTAYAFNTRPVERHPCQNPFVFYMSKVKYDRPRRQTIGVYYRHKKKSRYCRWRMASPERLDSVVVLKKRDDLRWKKSPRRDCCRVLPSDKNTTMILSVGNCREGEISELQTTKELFVAQM from the exons ATGATCACCACCCAGCAACGCACGGCGCCACAAAGTAGCTTTAGACGTTCAATCATTTATTTGTTCATCACCATGATTTTGCTTTACATCCTATACCCTAATCTCTTGTTGACCGACAATGACCGTAACAAAGGCTACCCCACCACCACCAATCTCTCCACCAAAGTCGAACCATCGTTGAACCATTCCTCCGTTACCGAATTATCTACGACGAAGACGGTTGTCGAGAAGGAGCCATTAGAGAACACGAGGCCGGCACCGGCAGTAGAGATGATCGAGCAGCCCCCCGGGAACTACCACCGGTATGACACGCAGCTCAAGCACATCGCGTTCGGGATAGCGGCGTCGTCGAACCTATGGGAAACTCGAAAAGAGTACATCAAAGCATGGTGGAGGCCTCAAGAGACTAGGGGTGTAGTGTGGGTGGATAAGAATGTGAGGACAAGGAGGAATGAACCGTTGCCGGAGATTAGGGTCTCTCAAGACACTTCAAAGTTCAAGTACTTAAACCAGCAAGGATCCCGGTCGGCGTTGCGGATAACGAGGGTGGTCTCGGAGACACTTAAGCTAGGGATGAAGGACATAAGGTGGTTCGTGATGGGGGATGATGATACGGTCTTCATTGTCAACAATGTGGTGAGAGTGCTGTCTAAATATGACCATACACAGTTTTATTATATTGGGAGTGCATCAGAGAGCCATATTCAGAACATATTCTTTTCATATGCAATGGCATTTGGTGGGGGTGGGTTTGCAATAAGCTACCCATTGGCTAAAGAATTGTCAAAGATGCAAGATATGTGCATCCAAAGGTATCCAGCTTTATATGGCAGTGATGATAGGATTCAAGCTTGCATGGCCGAGCTTGGGGTGCCCCTCACTAGGGAACTTGGTTTCCATcag TACGATGTGTATGGAAATTTGTTAGGGCTCTTGGGAGCTCATCCAGTGACTCCATTGGTATCACTCCACCACCTAGATGTAGTGGAACCTATCTTTCCCGGGATGAAACGACCGAAAGCGATCTCGCACCTGCTCGAAGCCGCAAAGGAGGATTCGGCGAGCTTGATGCAACAATCGATATGCTACGATTCAACGCGGTACTGGTCGATCACGGTGTCTTGGGGCTACGTGGTTCAAATCTTGAGGGGAGTGATGTCCCCTAGAGAGCTTGAGATGCCTAGTAGAACTTTTCTCAATTGGTACAAGAGAGCTGATTACACTGCCTATGCATTCAACACTAGGCCTGTTGAAAGGCACCCTTGCCAAAACCCCTTCGTTTTCTACATGAGTAAGGTGAAGTATGATCGTCCTCGGAGGCAGACAATCGGAGTTTACTACCGTCATAAAAAGAAAAGTCGCTACTGCCGGTGGAGAATGGCCTCACCGGAGAGACTCGATTCCGTCGTAGTTCTAAAGAAGCGAGATGATCTTCGATGGAAAAAG TCACCAAGGAGGGACTGTTGCAGAGTTCTTCCATCAGATA
- the LOC105788920 gene encoding enoyl-[acyl-carrier-protein] reductase, mitochondrial produces MVVARSIALKAVNTASLWGLNRSRFGGLPKVQTVRALSTFMSPPSKAVVYEHHGPPDSVTRMIELPPVEVQENQVCVKMLAAPINPSDINRIEGVYPVRPQVPAVGGYEGVGEVYSVGSAVKGLSPGDLVIPSPPSSGTWQTYVVKDHDIWHKISKDSPIEYAATVTVNPLTAIRMLEDFTTLSAGDSIVQNGATSIVGQCVIQLARYRGIHSINIIRDRAGSDEVKERLKALGADEVFTESQLEVKNVKSLLSNIPEPALGLNCVGGHAASLVLKFLRQGGTMVTYGGMSKKPVTVSTSSFIFKDLSLRGFWLQKWLSADKAKECRDMVDYLLRLAQERKLKYEMELVPFDKFHSALEKALGKHGSQPKQVIKF; encoded by the exons ATGGTAGTGGCGAGATCAATAGCGCTAAAAGCAGTGAATACCGCCAGTTTATGGGGTCTAAACCGGAGTCGTTTCGGGGGTTTGCCCAAGGTCCAAACCGTGAGGGCATTGTCGACATTCATGTCTCCGCCATCCAAGGCAGTCGTCTACGAGCACCACGGTCCACCCGACTCCGTCACCAG AATGATAGAGCTACCCCCAGTAGAAGTGCAGGAGAATCAAGTTTGTGTTAAAATGTTGGCTGCTCCCATTAACCCCTCTGATATTAACCGTATTGAAG GAGTATATCCTGTGAGGCCACAGGTGCCAGCAGTTGGAGGCTATGAAGGTGTTGGAGAAGTGTATTCTGTTGGTTCTGCGGTTAAGGGTCTCTCCCCAGGCGATTTGGTCATTCCATCTCCACCCTCCTCTG GAACATGGCAGACTTATGTTGTCAAAGACCACGACATATGGCATAAAATCAGTAAAGATTCACCAATTGAGTATGCTGCAACAGTTACTGTTAATCCTTTGACTGCTATAAGAATGCTCGAAGACTTCACTACTTTAAGCGCAG GAGATTCCATCGTTCAAAATGGGGCTACCAGCATTGTGGGGCAATGTGTAATCCAGCTTGCAAGATATCGTGGCATCCATAGCATTAACATTATCCGGGACAG GGCTGGATCGGATGAAGTAAAAGAAAGGTTAAAAGCTCTTGGGGCTGATGAAGTGTTTACCGAGAGCCAACTAGAAGTGAAGAATGTTAAGAGCCTTTTG TCAAATATACCTGAACCTGCCCTGGGATTGAACTGCGTCGGTGGACATGCCGCTTCTTTGGTTCTCAAGTTCTTAAG GCAGGGAGGAACCATGGTAACATATGGTGGAATGTCCAAGAAGCCTGTCACCGTATCAACTTCCTCGTTCATTTTCAAG GATCTTTCTTTAAGAGGATTCTGGCTACAGAAATGGTTAAGTGCTGATAAAGCGAAAGAGTGCCGAGATATGGTGGATTACCTTCTACGCCTGGCACAAGAGAGGAAGTTAAAATACGA